Below is a genomic region from Methanobrevibacter sp..
CTTTACTTCCAAGACGGTGAAATCATATTGATTGAAGAACCTGAAAGACATATTCATCCTTCACTAATTAATCAACTGATGTTGATGATGGAATCAGTAGACAAACAGGTAATCGTAACAACACACTCTCCGGAACTTTTAAAATACTCTGAATTAGAAGATATATTATTCATATCCCGTGATGACAATGGATTTTCAAACATTAAAAGAATCATTGATAGTGATGTTGTAAAACCGTTCATTGATGAGTTGGGTGTTGATAGTGTTTTCGTTAATGACTATTTGGGGCTTGAATAAATGAAGAATCTTTTTGTATTTGTTGAAGGAAAAGAGGACATCATGTTTGTTAAAAATGTTTTATATAACATATTTATCAAACGTTCCATTAATATTATTCCAATACCTTATCAAAGAACAAGAAATCATGAGGTTAAAAATCATATTAAAGCATCTAAGGCGGGTAATCATGATTATGTCTTGTTAAGCGATATGGATAGTCATAAATATGAATGCATCACTTCCAGAAAAAATCAACGTATTAAGGAGGTGGATGGTGAAATTAC
It encodes:
- a CDS encoding DUF4276 family protein, whose product is MKNLFVFVEGKEDIMFVKNVLYNIFIKRSINIIPIPYQRTRNHEVKNHIKASKAGNHDYVLLSDMDSHKYECITSRKNQRIKEVDGEITPDKIIIVVEELESWCLAGIDESIEEYADFIVPENTDNITKEDFDEILSNTSFNKNKIFNYLSFNFNVDLAVKRNKSFKYFLEKYDII